One stretch of Longimicrobiaceae bacterium DNA includes these proteins:
- a CDS encoding PHP domain-containing protein, producing MKTDLHLHSHVSDGELSPAALVRAAASAGLDVIAITDHDTAAGVEEAVSAARELPVAVVPGIEISTCTPPHELHVLGYWIDWRAPSILAHQTAAAVRRVRRMERMVEKLVALGVPVTMEEVRTAAGPEARTLGRPHLARALLAGGFIRSFSEAFTRYIGDGGPAFVSQDFPTPKAAIDAIHASGGVAVWAHPPLEIVEDLMPLFVEWGLDGVECYRPNNTAEDAAKLRGVTERYGMFPSGGSDWHGPRRSFELGSFQVPSERIETLLGIGGLVL from the coding sequence ATGAAAACCGACCTGCACCTCCACTCGCACGTGTCCGACGGTGAGCTCTCGCCGGCTGCGCTGGTGCGCGCGGCTGCCTCGGCGGGGCTGGACGTGATCGCCATCACCGATCACGACACCGCGGCCGGGGTGGAGGAGGCGGTCAGCGCCGCGCGCGAGTTGCCGGTGGCGGTGGTGCCGGGAATCGAGATCAGTACCTGTACACCACCGCATGAGCTGCACGTGCTCGGCTACTGGATCGACTGGCGCGCCCCTTCGATCCTGGCCCATCAGACCGCGGCCGCGGTGCGTCGGGTCCGCCGGATGGAGCGCATGGTGGAGAAGCTGGTTGCCCTCGGCGTGCCGGTGACGATGGAGGAGGTGAGAACCGCGGCGGGTCCGGAGGCACGCACCCTCGGCCGGCCCCACCTCGCCCGGGCGCTGCTCGCCGGCGGATTCATCCGCTCCTTCAGCGAAGCCTTCACGCGCTACATCGGCGACGGAGGCCCCGCCTTCGTGTCGCAGGACTTTCCCACCCCGAAGGCTGCCATCGACGCAATTCATGCCAGCGGAGGCGTGGCGGTATGGGCCCATCCTCCGCTCGAGATCGTGGAGGATCTGATGCCGCTCTTCGTGGAATGGGGGCTGGATGGGGTGGAGTGCTACCGACCCAACAACACGGCGGAGGATGCGGCAAAGCTGCGGGGGGTGACCGAGCGGTACGGCATGTTTCCCAGCGGTGGGTCCGACTGGCACGGACCGCGGCGGTCGTTCGAGCTCGGCTCCTTCCAGGTCCCCTCGGAGCGGATCGAGACGCTGCTGGGGATAGGCGGCCTCGTCCTCTAG
- the atpC gene encoding ATP synthase F1 subunit epsilon, whose amino-acid sequence MAQPGTAGSGDALRVVVISPERTLFDGVADSVVAPAWDGELGVLRGHAPLMALLGSGDLRVRQGNDIEHFHVEGGFLQVVNNVVTVLSERAESAG is encoded by the coding sequence ATGGCGCAGCCTGGCACCGCCGGCAGCGGAGACGCGTTGCGCGTCGTCGTGATCTCGCCGGAGCGCACCCTCTTCGATGGCGTGGCCGATTCCGTGGTCGCCCCCGCGTGGGACGGGGAGCTGGGAGTGCTGCGGGGGCATGCCCCGCTGATGGCACTTCTCGGCTCCGGCGATCTTCGTGTCCGGCAGGGGAACGACATCGAGCATTTCCACGTGGAGGGTGGGTTCCTCCAGGTGGTGAACAACGTGGTGACGGTTCTCAGCGAGCGTGCCGAAAGCGCCGGCTGA
- the atpD gene encoding F0F1 ATP synthase subunit beta, translating into MAATLPEKATVSTGSTTVGTVVQVIGPVVDAEFEGGHLPEIYNALRIREPASEGRAAIDLVLEVQQHIGRNQVRAVAMSSTDGVVRGMKVIDTGASISVPVGAPALGRILNVTGDPVDERGEIPADAERWPIHRDPPAFVALEPKTEVLETGIKVLDLIAPYVKGGKIGLFGGAGVGKTVIIQELIHNIAMGHGGRSVFAGVGERTREGTDLWLEFKESNLIKEDNLAESSVALVYGQMNEPPGARLRVALTGLTVAEYFRDVEKQDVLFFIDNIFRFTQAGSEVSALLGRMPSAVGYQPTLATEMGELQERITSTREGSITSVQAIYVPADDLTDPAPATAFAHLDATTVLSRAISELGIYPAVDPLDSSSRILDPQYIGERHYKVATAVQRVLQRYKELQDIIAILGMDELSEEDKVIVGRARRIQRFLSQPFHVAEQFTGTPGKYVKLEETIESFERVVNGEFDHLPEQAFYMVGGIEDAVERARQLGAKV; encoded by the coding sequence ATGGCAGCCACACTGCCCGAGAAGGCAACTGTATCGACCGGATCGACGACGGTCGGGACGGTCGTGCAGGTCATCGGCCCGGTCGTCGACGCCGAATTCGAGGGCGGACACCTGCCCGAGATCTATAACGCTCTGCGCATCCGTGAGCCGGCGAGCGAGGGGCGCGCGGCGATCGACCTGGTGCTCGAGGTCCAGCAGCACATCGGCCGCAACCAGGTCCGGGCAGTGGCCATGTCTTCGACCGACGGCGTGGTGCGGGGGATGAAGGTCATCGACACCGGAGCTTCGATCTCGGTCCCGGTGGGTGCACCCGCCCTGGGCCGCATCCTCAACGTCACCGGCGATCCGGTGGACGAGCGCGGTGAGATCCCCGCCGACGCGGAGCGCTGGCCGATTCACCGGGATCCCCCGGCTTTCGTGGCGCTGGAGCCGAAGACCGAGGTGCTCGAGACCGGGATCAAGGTGCTCGACCTGATCGCCCCCTACGTGAAGGGTGGAAAGATCGGGCTGTTCGGCGGCGCCGGCGTCGGTAAGACCGTCATCATCCAGGAGCTCATCCACAACATCGCCATGGGTCACGGCGGCCGCTCGGTCTTCGCGGGCGTCGGCGAGCGCACACGCGAGGGGACGGACCTCTGGCTCGAGTTCAAGGAGAGCAACCTCATCAAGGAAGACAACCTGGCGGAATCGTCAGTTGCCCTCGTCTACGGGCAGATGAACGAGCCGCCGGGGGCGCGCCTGCGCGTCGCGCTGACCGGTTTGACGGTGGCCGAGTACTTCCGCGACGTCGAGAAGCAGGACGTGCTCTTCTTCATCGACAACATCTTCCGCTTCACCCAGGCGGGATCGGAGGTGTCGGCGCTGCTGGGCCGCATGCCTTCGGCGGTGGGGTATCAGCCGACGCTGGCCACGGAGATGGGTGAGCTGCAGGAGCGGATCACCTCCACCCGTGAGGGATCGATCACCTCGGTGCAGGCGATCTACGTCCCGGCGGACGACCTGACCGACCCCGCTCCGGCGACCGCCTTCGCCCACCTGGACGCGACCACGGTGCTCTCGAGGGCGATCTCCGAGCTCGGCATCTACCCGGCAGTCGACCCGCTCGATTCCAGCTCGCGGATCCTGGATCCGCAGTACATCGGCGAGCGGCACTACAAGGTGGCGACGGCGGTGCAGCGGGTCCTGCAGCGTTACAAGGAGCTTCAGGACATCATCGCCATTCTCGGCATGGACGAGCTGAGCGAGGAGGACAAGGTGATCGTCGGGCGGGCGCGGCGAATTCAGCGCTTCCTCTCGCAGCCGTTCCACGTGGCGGAGCAGTTTACCGGCACGCCGGGCAAGTACGTCAAGCTGGAGGAGACGATCGAGTCCTTCGAGCGCGTGGTGAACGGTGAGTTCGACCACCTGCCCGAGCAGGCGTTCTACATGGTGGGTGGGATCGAAGACGCGGTCGAGCGGGCGCGTCAGCTGGGGGCGAAGGTCTGA
- the atpG gene encoding ATP synthase F1 subunit gamma produces the protein MAKARELKGRIRSVQNTRKITRTMEMVATSKLKRAQDRVAAARPYAERLEEVIGRLLTPELAARYALLRQPEKVQRAAVVLLTANRGLAGAFNSNLIREARGLLDRLQGEGVQTELHAIGRKGIAFFRFQGVELATARRDISDKPTAEEASSIIDPIMQRFVAGELDAVYLVYARFNSALSTPPTTQQLLPIPAPEQEKGREVDYILEPSADAILTQLLPLYVRNSVYRALAETTAGFYGAQRTAMKNATDNAGEMIEALTRTYNRARQAQITQEIAEIVGGAAALE, from the coding sequence ATGGCCAAAGCCAGAGAACTGAAGGGCCGCATCCGATCGGTCCAGAATACGCGCAAGATCACCCGGACGATGGAGATGGTCGCCACGTCCAAGCTGAAGCGCGCGCAGGACCGAGTGGCCGCGGCGCGGCCGTACGCGGAGCGGCTCGAAGAGGTGATCGGCCGGCTGCTCACTCCGGAGCTGGCGGCCCGGTATGCGCTCCTGCGCCAGCCGGAGAAGGTGCAGCGCGCGGCGGTGGTCCTGCTCACGGCCAACCGTGGGCTGGCGGGAGCATTCAACAGCAACCTGATCCGCGAGGCGCGCGGGCTGTTGGACCGCCTGCAGGGCGAGGGCGTGCAGACCGAGCTGCACGCCATCGGCAGGAAGGGGATTGCGTTCTTCCGCTTCCAGGGTGTGGAGCTGGCCACGGCGCGCCGGGACATCAGCGACAAGCCGACCGCGGAAGAAGCGAGCAGCATCATAGATCCGATCATGCAGCGGTTCGTCGCCGGCGAGCTCGATGCGGTCTACCTGGTGTATGCCCGCTTCAACTCCGCGTTGTCGACTCCGCCGACCACGCAACAGCTCCTCCCCATCCCGGCGCCGGAGCAGGAGAAGGGGAGGGAGGTGGATTACATCCTGGAGCCGTCCGCGGATGCAATCCTGACGCAGCTCCTTCCGCTCTACGTCCGCAACAGCGTCTATCGCGCGCTTGCGGAGACCACCGCGGGCTTCTACGGCGCGCAGCGAACCGCCATGAAGAACGCGACGGACAATGCAGGCGAGATGATCGAAGCCCTCACGCGCACCTACAACCGCGCGCGGCAGGCGCAGATCACTCAGGAGATTGCGGAGATCGTGGGTGGCGCCGCGGCGCTGGAGTAG
- the atpA gene encoding F0F1 ATP synthase subunit alpha, protein MASSETQLRASEIKNVLLAEIERYEDDLQAEEIGEVLEVKDGIARIYGLAKTMASEMLEITSAETGEVVTGLALNLEEDNIGAVILGDWTVLHEGDQVRRTGRVLDIPVGPGYLGRVVNPLGEPIDGKGPIHATERRQIDIVAPGIVLRQPVKEPMQTGIKAIDALIPIGRGQRELIIGDRGTGKTAIAIDTIINQKGQDVVCVYVAIGQKASTVASVVQRLEDAGALDYTIVVAATASDPAPMQYIAPYAGTALAEHFMYTKDENGRGKATLCVYDDLSKQAAAYRQVSLVLRRPPGREAYPGDVFYLHSRLLERAAKLSDEMGGGSLTALPIIETQAGDVSAYIPTNVISITDGQIFLESNLFYSGVRPAVNVGISVSRVGGAAQIKAMKKVAGRLKGELAQYRELEAFAAFGSELDAVTQRQLARGQRAVEVLKQAQYAPMPVENQVAIIYALTNGYLDDVSVEQIKIWERDFHIFLRTQRPEILRDIVEKRDLTEENEQALVAAIKLYKELFASPESPVGTEDYAKSAILQETEADRRMSEDQLRLAARPEAGAASARQSS, encoded by the coding sequence ATGGCTTCGTCAGAGACCCAACTTCGCGCCAGCGAGATCAAGAACGTGCTGCTGGCGGAGATCGAGCGATACGAGGACGATCTACAGGCCGAGGAGATCGGCGAGGTTCTCGAGGTCAAGGACGGGATCGCCCGCATCTACGGTCTGGCGAAGACCATGGCGAGCGAGATGCTAGAGATCACCTCCGCCGAAACCGGAGAGGTGGTAACCGGCCTGGCGCTGAACCTCGAGGAGGACAACATCGGCGCCGTGATTCTGGGGGACTGGACGGTCCTTCACGAGGGCGACCAGGTGCGGCGCACGGGGCGCGTTCTCGACATCCCCGTCGGGCCGGGATACCTGGGCCGTGTGGTCAACCCGCTGGGCGAGCCGATCGACGGTAAGGGGCCGATCCACGCCACCGAGCGTCGGCAGATCGACATCGTTGCGCCCGGCATCGTCCTGCGTCAGCCGGTGAAGGAGCCGATGCAGACCGGGATCAAGGCGATCGACGCGCTCATCCCCATCGGCCGTGGCCAGCGTGAGCTGATCATCGGCGACCGCGGCACCGGTAAGACCGCGATCGCCATCGATACGATCATCAACCAGAAGGGCCAGGACGTCGTCTGCGTCTACGTGGCGATCGGGCAGAAGGCCTCGACCGTCGCCAGCGTGGTCCAGCGGCTGGAAGACGCAGGCGCCCTGGACTATACGATCGTCGTGGCGGCTACCGCGTCGGATCCGGCTCCCATGCAGTACATCGCGCCCTACGCCGGCACCGCGCTGGCCGAGCACTTCATGTACACGAAGGACGAGAACGGCAGGGGTAAGGCGACCCTCTGCGTCTATGACGACCTCTCCAAGCAGGCCGCGGCGTACCGCCAGGTCTCGCTGGTGCTCCGCCGCCCGCCGGGCCGCGAGGCGTACCCCGGCGACGTGTTCTACCTGCACTCGCGCCTGCTGGAGCGTGCCGCGAAGCTCTCCGACGAGATGGGTGGCGGCTCGCTGACTGCGCTGCCGATCATCGAGACCCAGGCCGGTGACGTGTCGGCCTACATTCCCACGAACGTGATCTCGATCACCGACGGGCAGATCTTCCTCGAGTCGAACCTCTTCTACTCGGGTGTGCGGCCGGCGGTGAACGTCGGCATCTCGGTCTCGCGCGTCGGTGGCGCGGCGCAGATCAAGGCGATGAAGAAGGTGGCAGGGCGCCTGAAGGGCGAGCTCGCCCAGTACCGCGAGCTCGAGGCGTTCGCGGCCTTCGGCTCGGAGCTCGACGCGGTGACGCAGCGGCAGCTCGCCCGCGGACAGCGCGCGGTAGAGGTGCTGAAGCAGGCGCAGTACGCGCCCATGCCGGTCGAGAACCAGGTGGCCATCATCTACGCGCTCACGAACGGCTATCTCGACGACGTGTCGGTGGAGCAGATCAAGATCTGGGAGCGGGACTTCCACATCTTCCTGCGCACCCAGCGTCCCGAGATCCTGCGCGACATCGTCGAGAAGCGGGACCTGACGGAGGAGAACGAGCAGGCGCTGGTCGCGGCGATCAAGCTATACAAGGAGCTGTTCGCGTCGCCGGAGTCGCCGGTAGGCACCGAGGATTACGCCAAGTCCGCGATCCTGCAGGAGACCGAGGCCGACCGGCGGATGTCAGAGGACCAGCTCCGTCTCGCGGCGCGTCCGGAGGCCGGCGCAGCGAGCGCGCGGCAGAGCAGCTGA
- the atpH gene encoding ATP synthase F1 subunit delta, which produces MGPTIIARNYAETLLELARRSGGDAAVDDFGHALEEVARLLRREPRIRQFLATPRISAQERKRVAEAAFGDSVPGPFLRFLLVLIDKRRQTLLPEIAEEYTRLVDELRGRVRADVTVAREPDPQLRQEIVAALEKRLGKEVVATFVTDPSLVGGVLIRVGDQLYDGTLRRRIAGLRRRLTAAAG; this is translated from the coding sequence ATGGGGCCGACCATCATCGCCCGCAACTACGCCGAGACGCTGCTGGAGCTCGCCCGTCGCAGCGGTGGAGACGCCGCGGTGGACGACTTCGGCCACGCGCTCGAGGAAGTGGCGCGGCTACTGCGGCGCGAACCGCGTATTCGCCAATTCCTGGCGACTCCGCGGATTTCCGCGCAGGAGCGCAAGCGAGTTGCAGAGGCCGCCTTCGGCGACAGCGTGCCGGGGCCGTTCCTGCGCTTCCTGCTCGTGCTGATAGACAAGCGCCGCCAGACGCTCCTGCCAGAGATCGCCGAGGAATATACCCGGCTGGTGGATGAGTTGCGTGGACGCGTCCGGGCCGACGTGACGGTGGCCCGGGAACCGGATCCGCAGCTCCGGCAGGAGATCGTTGCCGCGCTCGAGAAGAGACTCGGGAAAGAGGTGGTGGCAACCTTCGTCACCGATCCATCGCTGGTCGGCGGGGTGCTGATCCGGGTCGGCGATCAGCTCTACGACGGAACGCTGCGCAGGCGTATTGCGGGGCTGCGGAGGCGGTTGACCGCGGCTGCCGGGTGA
- the atpF gene encoding F0F1 ATP synthase subunit B, with protein sequence MMRNSLPLALMLLLSLATPAVAQEGGLLDINEGLMVWTVIIFLIVLLALYKFAYPSILGAVEAREARIEELLAAAQRDREEAQRLLEEQRAKHEELRSQVQEMVAEGRTAGERMRDEIIAEARREQQAILERARREIAQEAERARSELKAEAVELAIAAASKLVEKDLDNEGNRRFVREFLDRLEAEPAAAVSAGV encoded by the coding sequence ATGATGCGCAACTCTTTGCCGCTCGCGCTGATGCTCCTCCTGAGCCTGGCGACCCCCGCGGTCGCGCAGGAGGGAGGATTGCTGGACATCAACGAAGGCTTGATGGTCTGGACGGTCATCATCTTCCTGATCGTCCTCCTTGCCCTCTACAAGTTCGCGTACCCGTCGATCCTCGGTGCGGTGGAAGCGCGCGAGGCGCGGATCGAGGAGCTGCTGGCGGCGGCGCAGCGCGACCGCGAGGAGGCGCAGCGCCTGCTCGAGGAGCAGCGGGCCAAGCACGAGGAGCTGCGCTCGCAGGTTCAGGAGATGGTCGCAGAGGGGCGGACGGCCGGAGAGCGGATGCGGGACGAGATCATCGCCGAGGCCCGGCGCGAGCAGCAGGCCATCCTGGAGCGCGCACGCCGCGAGATCGCGCAGGAAGCGGAGCGTGCCCGTTCCGAGCTGAAGGCCGAAGCGGTGGAGTTGGCGATTGCGGCGGCGAGCAAGCTGGTGGAGAAGGATCTCGACAACGAGGGCAACCGCCGCTTCGTGCGCGAGTTCCTGGATCGCCTGGAGGCGGAGCCCGCGGCCGCGGTGTCGGCGGGAGTCTGA
- a CDS encoding ATP synthase F0 subunit C — MQAVEAVNSFLNYGLLGAGLGAGLILIGAGLGIGLIGRGAMEGMARQPEVAGNIQTAAIILAALIEGAALFALVIMFLIQSGVLGALGG, encoded by the coding sequence ATGCAGGCAGTGGAGGCGGTCAACTCGTTCCTCAACTACGGTCTCCTAGGCGCTGGCCTGGGTGCGGGTCTGATCCTGATCGGTGCCGGCCTCGGCATCGGCTTGATCGGCCGGGGAGCGATGGAGGGGATGGCTCGTCAGCCGGAAGTGGCGGGCAACATTCAGACGGCCGCGATCATTCTGGCGGCGCTGATCGAGGGTGCCGCGCTGTTCGCGCTGGTCATCATGTTCCTGATCCAGTCGGGCGTACTCGGCGCGCTGGGCGGCTGA
- the atpB gene encoding F0F1 ATP synthase subunit A — MIATLALLLTLLAPPQDPVHGGGSAQVEGAAAAAEGHGDEVHGEEHGFDILHHIQDASEIETPFGTIHLPEPGSWMVGPIDMTPTKHVVFLALAGLIVTSIFLATAAAARKRGGSGAPKKAHNVMETLVLFLRDQVAMPNIGHGGERFAPFVITLFFFILVCNLLGLVPWGATATGNISVTAALALVSFVVIEVSGMRALGLKGYLGTIVYIPHGLPKFMVPVMVLIMTPVELLGKLTKPFALAIRLFANMTAGHVLLLAIIGLIFVFGSYAVAVGPVLMAVALSFLEIFVAFLQAYIFALLTSVFIGLIRHAH, encoded by the coding sequence ATGATCGCTACGCTCGCGCTTCTGCTCACGCTGCTCGCACCACCGCAGGACCCGGTCCATGGCGGGGGCTCGGCGCAGGTCGAGGGGGCGGCCGCGGCCGCTGAGGGGCACGGGGATGAGGTGCACGGTGAAGAGCACGGCTTCGACATCCTGCACCACATCCAGGACGCGAGTGAGATCGAGACGCCCTTCGGCACTATCCACCTGCCCGAGCCGGGATCGTGGATGGTCGGGCCGATCGACATGACGCCGACCAAGCACGTCGTCTTCCTGGCCCTCGCGGGCTTGATCGTGACGAGCATCTTCCTGGCCACGGCGGCCGCGGCGCGGAAGCGGGGAGGGAGCGGCGCGCCGAAGAAGGCGCACAACGTCATGGAGACGCTGGTGCTCTTCCTCCGCGACCAGGTGGCAATGCCGAACATCGGTCACGGCGGCGAGCGGTTCGCTCCGTTCGTGATCACTCTCTTCTTCTTCATCCTCGTCTGTAACCTGTTGGGGCTGGTCCCCTGGGGGGCCACGGCCACCGGCAACATTTCGGTCACCGCGGCGCTGGCGCTGGTCTCGTTCGTGGTGATCGAGGTGTCGGGGATGCGCGCGCTCGGACTCAAGGGCTATCTCGGAACCATCGTCTACATCCCCCACGGGCTCCCCAAGTTCATGGTCCCGGTGATGGTTCTGATCATGACCCCGGTCGAGCTGCTGGGGAAGCTGACGAAGCCGTTCGCGCTAGCGATCCGGCTCTTCGCCAACATGACCGCGGGGCACGTCCTGCTGCTCGCGATCATCGGTCTGATCTTCGTTTTCGGCAGCTACGCCGTCGCCGTCGGACCGGTCCTGATGGCCGTGGCACTCTCGTTCCTGGAGATCTTCGTGGCGTTTCTCCAGGCGTACATCTTCGCGCTGCTGACGAGCGTGTTCATCGGGCTCATCCGGCATGCGCACTGA
- a CDS encoding AtpZ/AtpI family protein, which produces MAEGMDEKKPSRPAASQAGEVLGAGMQFAAAIILFLFLGRWLDGLLGTAPWLLLVGVLVGAVGGFISLYRQLVIVPRERERRQRDERSP; this is translated from the coding sequence ATGGCCGAAGGGATGGACGAAAAGAAGCCGTCGAGGCCGGCGGCCAGCCAGGCGGGGGAGGTGCTGGGGGCGGGGATGCAGTTCGCCGCGGCGATCATCCTCTTCCTCTTTCTGGGGAGGTGGTTGGATGGGTTGCTCGGGACTGCTCCCTGGCTGCTGTTGGTGGGGGTGCTGGTGGGTGCGGTCGGAGGGTTCATCTCGCTGTACAGACAGCTGGTGATCGTCCCGCGCGAGCGCGAGCGGCGCCAGCGCGATGAGAGATCGCCGTGA
- a CDS encoding BsuPI-related putative proteinase inhibitor: protein MLSKTIRTPVAMAALLLAGACASRGSADTSADLLASLQATTVGDSVDFHLQVTNPGSDPIALEFDTEPIQYFSVSRDGLPIWNSAPDLHRVDAVRVDTLQSGETRSFHASWAVPMGLRGTLTVIGVLRDRRRPVVQSTQFDIP from the coding sequence ATGTTGAGCAAGACCATCCGGACTCCCGTCGCGATGGCGGCGCTGCTCCTGGCGGGGGCGTGCGCCTCGCGAGGATCCGCTGATACTTCCGCCGACCTGCTTGCCTCCCTGCAGGCGACCACCGTCGGCGACAGCGTGGACTTCCACCTCCAGGTCACCAACCCGGGCAGCGATCCGATCGCGCTCGAGTTCGACACGGAGCCGATCCAGTACTTCTCCGTCTCCCGCGACGGTCTTCCCATCTGGAACTCGGCGCCCGACCTGCACCGGGTGGACGCCGTTCGCGTCGATACCCTGCAAAGCGGGGAAACCCGGTCCTTCCACGCCTCCTGGGCGGTGCCAATGGGACTTCGCGGCACGCTCACGGTGATCGGAGTGCTCCGGGATCGCCGGCGGCCGGTCGTTCAGTCCACCCAGTTCGACATTCCGTGA
- a CDS encoding hemolysin family protein, which produces MIGSFVALVGLVFLSAFFSASEVALASVPEGRARALLEEQRPGASAILALKRNPERLLATLLLGTRLSNISAAALATSLAIQAYGSAGLAYAIGATTLVILIVAEAIPKGIASAHAATTARLVAPAVLLLSRVLLPLVVPVETLARMFARRGEGGAQTTFTEGDIREMHAIAHLEGTIDEHERRIIDRVFRLDETRAWDVMTPRVDIFAWPASRTLAEIAAELHAVRYSRVPVYGESIDDIVGVLYTRDAYQALISGMRDVPLAELAREPFFVPGSIPLARLLGDFQARRIHMGIVIDEYGGTDGLITLEDILEELIGEIIDETDLENPSIVRVSRNEILVQGSADLREVNHFFNTTFPQLEHRSLNGYLLDELGHVPRPGEVLEREGVVIRIEKATEQQVIQARLTRPHPTDEEANPAVNSGAEAP; this is translated from the coding sequence ATGATCGGGTCGTTTGTCGCGCTGGTCGGGCTGGTCTTCCTTTCCGCCTTCTTCTCCGCCTCCGAAGTCGCCCTCGCCTCGGTTCCTGAGGGCCGTGCGCGAGCCCTCCTCGAGGAGCAGCGCCCCGGCGCCTCCGCCATCCTCGCCCTTAAGCGCAACCCGGAGCGGCTGCTCGCGACCCTTCTCCTCGGCACCAGGCTCTCCAACATCAGCGCGGCCGCACTGGCCACCTCGCTCGCTATCCAGGCCTATGGCAGCGCCGGGCTGGCCTACGCCATCGGCGCCACGACGCTGGTGATCCTCATCGTCGCAGAGGCGATTCCGAAGGGGATCGCGTCTGCGCACGCCGCGACCACCGCGCGCCTGGTAGCGCCCGCGGTCCTCCTCCTCAGTCGAGTGCTCCTCCCACTCGTGGTGCCGGTGGAGACGCTCGCACGCATGTTCGCGCGCCGGGGGGAGGGCGGCGCGCAGACCACCTTCACGGAGGGCGACATTCGCGAGATGCACGCGATCGCCCACCTGGAAGGGACGATCGACGAACACGAGCGCCGCATCATCGACCGGGTCTTCCGTCTCGACGAGACCCGCGCATGGGACGTGATGACGCCGCGGGTGGACATCTTCGCCTGGCCGGCGTCGCGAACCCTCGCCGAGATTGCGGCGGAGCTGCACGCCGTGCGCTACTCGCGCGTGCCGGTCTACGGCGAGAGCATCGATGACATTGTCGGGGTGCTCTACACCCGCGACGCCTATCAGGCGCTCATCAGCGGCATGCGCGACGTACCCCTCGCGGAGCTCGCCCGCGAGCCCTTCTTCGTGCCCGGCTCCATCCCCCTCGCCCGACTGCTTGGAGATTTCCAGGCGCGCCGGATCCACATGGGCATCGTGATCGACGAGTATGGCGGGACGGACGGCTTGATCACGCTGGAGGACATCCTGGAGGAGCTCATCGGTGAGATCATCGACGAGACGGACCTGGAGAATCCCAGCATCGTCCGCGTTTCCCGCAATGAGATCCTGGTTCAGGGGAGCGCGGACCTGCGGGAGGTGAACCACTTCTTCAACACCACCTTTCCGCAGCTCGAGCACCGCTCCCTGAACGGGTACCTTCTCGACGAGCTGGGGCACGTTCCGCGTCCGGGCGAAGTGCTGGAGCGGGAGGGCGTGGTCATCCGCATCGAGAAGGCGACCGAACAGCAGGTGATTCAGGCGCGCCTCACTCGCCCACACCCCACCGACGAAGAGGCCAATCCCGCAGTAAACAGCGGAGCAGAGGCGCCCTGA
- a CDS encoding gamma carbonic anhydrase family protein: MSTLYPFEGIAPRVDPTAFVAPTATLIGNVTVEAEASIWFGAVIRGDDPEREIRIGARTSIQDNCVIHVSSEGPTLIGPDVTVGHGAVLESCTVGRGALIGMNAVVLQRASIGDRALVAAGSVVAFGAEIPAMHLAAGAPARVKKQLTEKDYEWIARGAAHYVELARHYRTLDLEGHDPA, translated from the coding sequence ATGTCCACCCTGTATCCGTTCGAAGGAATCGCCCCGAGGGTTGATCCCACGGCCTTCGTCGCTCCGACCGCCACGCTGATCGGCAACGTCACGGTCGAGGCAGAGGCCAGCATCTGGTTCGGAGCCGTGATCCGGGGTGACGACCCCGAGCGCGAGATCCGCATCGGAGCGCGCACCAGCATCCAGGACAACTGCGTCATCCACGTCAGCAGCGAGGGACCCACCCTGATCGGCCCCGACGTGACCGTGGGGCATGGGGCGGTGCTCGAGAGCTGCACCGTCGGCCGGGGCGCGCTGATCGGCATGAACGCCGTGGTCCTGCAGCGGGCCTCCATCGGAGACCGGGCGCTGGTAGCGGCAGGTTCGGTCGTGGCCTTCGGAGCGGAGATTCCGGCCATGCACCTGGCGGCGGGAGCACCTGCCCGGGTGAAGAAGCAGTTGACAGAAAAGGATTACGAATGGATCGCTCGCGGCGCAGCCCACTACGTGGAGCTCGCGCGCCACTACCGCACCCTCGACCTGGAAGGACATGACCCCGCCTGA